A section of the Pediococcus inopinatus genome encodes:
- a CDS encoding type IV toxin-antitoxin system AbiEi family antitoxin domain-containing protein → MQINEKILTFMEGNNGYITNEDAIKIGVNKFYLSKLTKDGVIERMGPGIYGDPNLFEDEMFNLQYRFKKGIFSYNTALFIHGMTDRTPRRFDMTFPRPYNTAALVKEEVRAYTQKKELYDLGITTGITPNGNMVKVYNREKTLCDLVRGKNRKDAELISQAMNEYVRTSSKNITKLMKYAEIMRVSKVIRNYMEVLL, encoded by the coding sequence ATGCAAATAAATGAAAAAATACTTACCTTCATGGAAGGAAATAACGGGTATATAACCAACGAAGATGCGATAAAAATTGGTGTTAATAAGTTTTATTTATCGAAGCTAACTAAAGATGGAGTTATTGAACGAATGGGACCTGGAATCTATGGCGATCCTAATTTATTTGAAGACGAAATGTTTAATTTACAATATCGTTTTAAAAAAGGGATTTTTTCATACAATACTGCGCTTTTTATACATGGAATGACTGATAGAACGCCACGCAGATTCGATATGACTTTTCCGCGACCATACAATACTGCAGCGTTGGTTAAGGAAGAAGTTAGGGCTTATACCCAGAAGAAAGAGTTATATGATTTGGGGATTACAACTGGTATTACACCAAATGGAAATATGGTGAAAGTATATAACAGAGAAAAAACACTTTGCGATTTAGTCCGAGGGAAAAATCGCAAAGATGCTGAACTCATTTCACAGGCGATGAACGAATATGTGCGAACAAGTAGTAAAAATATTACGAAGCTTATGAAATATGCCGAGATAATGCGTGTCTCAAAGGTTATTAGGAATTATATGGAGGTTTTGTTATAA
- a CDS encoding type I restriction-modification system subunit M, which translates to MKDSSQTLEQALWNAANVLRGKMDANEYKNYLLGLIFYRFLSDRTLNTVMAETEEDGDPLETYKRYWNDQHDDIVDVLYDSLGFIIKPDELFDSIVTRIQNHQFQVSDLKNALFNLEQSVKGHESEEDFDGLFSDIDLDSTRLGKNPSQVMNDTIMALKDIDFSEDRDVLGDAYEYLISEFAMSAGKKAGEFYTPRTVSEIISQIVTIGHKEGKDQIRSVYDPALGSGSLLLTVASQVTGDLHISYHGQELNTTTFNLARMNLMLHGVHYEDIYVRNGDTLDADWPTVEPYQFDAVVMNPPYSAHWDNNEKRLSDPRFRDFGALAPKSKADYAFLLHGLYHLKPTGTMGIVLPHGVLFRGAKEGKIRQQLIDKNMIDAVIGLPANIFFSTSIPTLIMILKKNKDSKDILFIDASNEFSKEKNQNVLTQNNIDKIVNTYKERKNVDKYAHVASLDEIRENEYNLNIPRYVDTFEEEPPVDVAKLSQEMRATDAEISQLTDDISGMLDDLVGQDTDAQQQLTKIKELFKQ; encoded by the coding sequence ATGAAAGACAGCAGTCAGACTTTAGAACAAGCCCTATGGAATGCCGCCAATGTATTACGTGGGAAAATGGATGCGAATGAATATAAAAACTATTTATTAGGTTTAATTTTCTATCGATTTTTAAGTGATCGGACACTCAATACTGTCATGGCAGAAACTGAAGAGGACGGAGATCCGTTAGAAACTTATAAACGATATTGGAATGACCAACATGATGATATTGTGGATGTTTTATATGATTCTTTAGGCTTTATTATTAAACCAGATGAGCTCTTCGATAGTATTGTGACACGGATTCAAAACCATCAATTTCAAGTTTCTGATTTAAAAAATGCATTATTTAATTTAGAACAATCAGTTAAGGGACACGAGTCAGAGGAAGATTTCGATGGCTTGTTCTCGGATATTGATTTGGATTCGACGCGTCTTGGTAAAAATCCGAGTCAAGTGATGAATGATACAATAATGGCACTTAAAGATATTGATTTTAGTGAGGATCGGGATGTCCTCGGGGATGCCTATGAATATTTGATTAGTGAATTTGCTATGAGTGCGGGCAAAAAAGCTGGTGAATTCTATACACCACGAACTGTTAGTGAAATCATTTCTCAAATTGTTACGATCGGTCATAAAGAAGGTAAAGATCAAATTCGGAGTGTTTATGATCCTGCGTTGGGTTCTGGTTCTCTGTTGTTGACTGTTGCAAGCCAAGTTACTGGTGATCTGCATATTAGTTATCATGGACAAGAATTAAACACCACCACGTTCAACTTGGCACGTATGAATTTAATGTTGCATGGTGTTCATTATGAAGATATCTATGTTCGTAATGGAGATACACTTGATGCTGATTGGCCAACTGTAGAACCTTATCAGTTTGATGCAGTTGTTATGAATCCCCCTTATTCTGCTCATTGGGATAACAATGAAAAACGTTTGAGTGATCCACGTTTTCGGGATTTTGGTGCATTAGCTCCCAAATCTAAAGCAGACTATGCTTTCTTATTGCATGGCTTATATCATTTGAAGCCAACGGGAACGATGGGAATTGTTCTGCCTCATGGAGTACTTTTCCGTGGTGCTAAGGAAGGTAAGATTCGGCAACAATTGATTGATAAAAACATGATTGATGCAGTGATTGGGTTGCCAGCCAATATCTTTTTCTCTACTTCAATTCCAACTTTGATTATGATTTTAAAAAAGAATAAAGATAGCAAAGACATTCTATTTATTGATGCTTCGAATGAATTCTCAAAAGAGAAGAATCAAAACGTTCTTACGCAAAATAATATAGATAAAATTGTGAATACTTATAAAGAACGAAAGAATGTAGATAAGTATGCACACGTGGCTAGCTTAGATGAAATTAGAGAGAACGAATATAACCTAAATATTCCACGTTATGTCGATACGTTTGAGGAAGAACCTCCAGTGGATGTGGCTAAACTGAGTCAAGAAATGCGTGCAACTGATGCAGAAATTAGTCAGCTAACAGATGATATTAGTGGGATGCTTGATGATTTAGTTGGTCAAGACACTGACGCTCAACAGCAGCTTACGAAAATTAAGGAGTTGTTTAAACAATGA
- a CDS encoding restriction endonuclease subunit S: MSEQKQPKVRFSGFDDAWEQCTLKDVSARITRKNSNLESNLPLTISAQDGLVDQNTFFGKTIASKDTTGYFLLKKGEFAYNKSYSKGYPFGAVKRLDKYDEGVLSTLYIVFAPRHISSTFLAVYYDSKSWYKEIYRNAAEGARNHGLLNISSSDFFDSKLTIPSDKNEQRFIGRFIKTIDKLIAANQRQLEELKTIKKLAMQKIFDQEWRFNGFTDAWEQRKLDKVAEYRNGKGHEKSISSNGKYIVVNSKFVSTNGLVKKFTNIQMEPLVKGDIAFVLSDVPNGRALARTFLISKNNKYSLNQRIAGITPKNNISSFFLSSLMNRSPYFLKFDDGVSQTNLSKKDVENFAEMYPEFFEQKKISALLKSIDNLLAANQSKSEQLKKLKKWFMQNMFM, encoded by the coding sequence ATGAGCGAACAAAAACAGCCAAAAGTCCGTTTTTCGGGATTTGATGACGCTTGGGAACAGTGTACGTTAAAAGACGTTTCCGCTCGTATCACGCGAAAAAATTCAAATTTAGAAAGTAATCTGCCTTTAACTATTTCGGCACAAGATGGTTTGGTGGATCAGAACACCTTCTTTGGAAAAACTATCGCAAGTAAAGATACTACAGGATATTTCTTACTTAAGAAAGGAGAATTTGCTTATAACAAAAGCTATTCTAAGGGTTATCCGTTTGGTGCAGTGAAAAGATTAGACAAGTATGACGAGGGTGTTCTTTCTACTCTTTATATTGTTTTTGCTCCTCGACATATTTCCTCAACTTTTCTAGCAGTATATTATGATTCAAAAAGTTGGTATAAAGAAATTTATCGGAATGCTGCAGAGGGAGCAAGAAATCATGGGCTATTGAATATATCCTCGAGTGATTTCTTTGATTCTAAATTGACTATTCCTTCAGATAAAAATGAGCAACGATTCATTGGACGATTTATAAAGACAATAGATAAGCTTATCGCTGCCAATCAACGACAGCTTGAAGAGCTAAAAACTATCAAAAAGCTTGCTATGCAGAAGATTTTTGATCAAGAATGGCGTTTTAATGGGTTCACTGACGCTTGGGAACAGCGTAAATTAGATAAAGTAGCTGAATATAGGAATGGAAAAGGACATGAAAAAAGTATTTCTAGCAATGGAAAATACATCGTCGTAAATTCAAAATTTGTATCAACAAACGGACTAGTAAAAAAATTTACCAATATACAAATGGAACCTTTGGTAAAAGGCGATATTGCGTTTGTTCTGAGTGACGTGCCAAATGGCAGAGCTTTAGCGCGAACTTTTTTGATTTCAAAAAACAACAAATATTCTCTGAATCAGAGAATTGCTGGTATCACTCCCAAAAATAATATAAGTTCATTTTTTCTAAGTTCATTAATGAACAGAAGCCCTTATTTTTTAAAGTTTGATGATGGAGTATCACAAACTAATTTATCGAAAAAAGATGTAGAAAATTTTGCCGAAATGTATCCTGAATTTTTTGAACAAAAAAAGATTTCAGCGTTACTTAAAAGCATTGACAACCTTCTCGCTGCCAATCAAAGTAAGTCTGAACAACTTAAAAAATTAAAAAAATGGTTTATGCAAAATATGTTTATGTGA
- a CDS encoding nucleotidyl transferase AbiEii/AbiGii toxin family protein, translating to MQFKAYLKKQAKKRKISVQLMLQGVMLDELLERISVSDMKNNFILKGGFLIASLIGTDTRTTMDLDTTIIGLPVTIKSMKIAVIQICAIQLPNDSIQLEFKKIEPIRKKDEYNGYRVHIVAHYFKIQTTIKIDISTGDKITPKETKYGHKLLTEERTINVMAYNVETVLAEKLESIISRSIGNTRVKDFYDVYMLEKLEKGNIDLEILRVAVKNTSKKRGSLRLMSNYLKVLKLIKENPELQRTWKLYAEENEYVKNIDFSETCLAIQYLFDRIFEKNK from the coding sequence ATGCAGTTTAAAGCATATCTAAAAAAGCAAGCAAAGAAGCGCAAGATTTCTGTACAGTTGATGTTACAGGGAGTCATGTTAGATGAATTACTTGAGCGAATTTCAGTATCTGATATGAAAAATAACTTTATCTTAAAAGGTGGTTTTCTAATTGCTTCGTTGATTGGAACTGATACGCGGACAACCATGGATTTAGATACAACGATTATCGGATTACCAGTAACAATAAAATCAATGAAAATAGCCGTTATTCAAATTTGTGCGATTCAATTACCTAATGATTCAATTCAACTTGAATTCAAAAAGATAGAACCTATTCGTAAAAAAGATGAATACAATGGGTATCGAGTTCATATTGTTGCACATTATTTTAAAATTCAAACGACAATAAAGATTGATATATCAACAGGTGATAAAATTACTCCTAAAGAAACGAAATATGGACATAAGCTGTTGACTGAAGAGAGAACGATCAATGTCATGGCATATAACGTTGAAACTGTTCTTGCCGAAAAATTGGAATCTATTATTTCTAGATCAATTGGTAATACTAGAGTCAAGGATTTTTATGACGTTTACATGTTAGAAAAATTAGAGAAAGGGAATATTGATTTGGAAATACTTAGAGTGGCTGTAAAAAATACTAGTAAAAAACGAGGTAGTTTAAGATTAATGTCAAATTACTTAAAAGTATTAAAGCTAATTAAAGAAAATCCAGAATTACAGAGAACATGGAAACTCTATGCAGAAGAAAATGAATATGTGAAAAATATCGATTTTTCAGAAACATGTTTGGCGATACAGTATCTTTTTGATCGTATTTTCGAGAAAAATAAATAA
- a CDS encoding type I restriction endonuclease subunit R, which yields MSLYKTRGEIPFENEFIETLCQNGWTYLAELDNATPKQLEEHFREVLNQNNQAVLSDVDITDKEMEDIMRFISGLTPVETNRFLTKGYAAEINLTRENPELGKIQLRAFWRDDVAGGSMRYEVIKQAIRPGMEDKVSDPNRRFDVTLLFNGMPLIQIEEKKVDVSLKLATNQIAKYKSEHKYDGLYSLVQIFVALKEDSSRYFANQKSADNFNDKFFFEWLDSSNKAVRNWKQFTEEFLKIPMAHNIISNFTLVNSENLVVLRPYQIHAVQAIREAFAQHKDGYVWHATGSGKTMTAYKTATLLQRDPGNQVIFLSDRKELDSQSGKNFSMFSSGSDDNVFEINSTSDLIRHFKSNKTGIIVTTINKMKIAVDKHNARIAEGKKGIFDKVMDQRLVFIVDEAHRSQFGEMQRVIKQAFPKQNWYGFTGTPIFEFNKTAQDQTTETQFGPELHRYNIGNALNDGAILKFNSEYVNLAQATDQDNKEVDEPDLPDDFYDGNSEESDKYRDKVAKWIIKNWQKKSVNGSFNAILATNSIQQAVKFYNVFKQKRENGKSNLKVAITYSLNENGDGNQKQREGLVEAMKDYSLQYTNSESTFTLDNMNAYIEDVAKRAARMEGQYRHIKPEESIDLTIVVARLLTGFDAQRLNTLYLDKLMEYQGLIQAYARTNRVFDNNKPQGNIVVFRRPKLMEERTKDAFEKYAGEGSFKKVFRPEFDQMQEEFQEEVANLRRKVPQAEDANDLQDETQDDQIEFLTRFRNLAKKLQYIASYSEFNWDQQAEEYGITQEEYGYYQGAFENIKAVVTERQDEQPDDPEQQELLNFDFDDVVIHELVIDKEYVLTLATKAIQTQHEFMETKTEKDKHRTEDAQKELETALEKYAKSGHSLTAEQIKSFVSETDIMQGDKNFDAIRSFAMRQDRKKKRAILDFSDEWGLDPDQLTRLNTEYVANGKFDHERDLRKTADIATAEMNGHVFKNVLQYKTAAANASKEFIGKELAKY from the coding sequence ATGTCACTTTATAAAACTAGGGGAGAAATCCCATTTGAGAATGAGTTTATTGAAACACTTTGCCAAAATGGATGGACATATTTAGCGGAGTTAGATAATGCAACACCTAAACAACTTGAAGAGCACTTTAGAGAAGTCTTGAACCAGAATAATCAAGCTGTTTTATCAGATGTTGACATTACTGATAAAGAAATGGAAGATATTATGCGGTTTATCAGCGGATTGACCCCTGTTGAAACGAATCGTTTTTTAACTAAAGGGTACGCTGCCGAAATTAATTTAACTAGGGAAAATCCAGAGCTTGGCAAGATTCAGCTTCGTGCATTTTGGCGAGATGATGTTGCCGGTGGGTCAATGCGCTACGAAGTTATTAAGCAGGCAATTCGTCCTGGAATGGAAGACAAAGTTTCGGATCCGAATCGTCGTTTTGATGTGACACTCCTTTTTAACGGGATGCCATTAATTCAAATTGAGGAGAAAAAGGTAGATGTCAGTTTAAAACTGGCAACAAATCAGATTGCAAAATATAAGTCAGAACATAAATATGATGGTTTATATTCTCTTGTCCAAATTTTTGTTGCACTCAAAGAAGACTCAAGCCGTTATTTTGCCAATCAAAAATCAGCCGATAACTTTAATGACAAATTTTTCTTTGAATGGCTTGATTCTTCTAATAAGGCTGTCCGAAATTGGAAACAATTTACTGAAGAGTTTCTTAAAATACCAATGGCTCATAATATCATTAGTAACTTTACGTTAGTTAATAGTGAGAACTTAGTAGTCTTACGCCCTTACCAAATTCATGCTGTGCAGGCAATCCGAGAAGCTTTTGCACAACATAAAGACGGGTATGTCTGGCACGCAACTGGATCTGGCAAAACGATGACGGCTTATAAAACAGCAACATTACTGCAGCGTGATCCGGGTAATCAGGTTATTTTCTTATCTGATCGAAAAGAATTGGATTCACAATCTGGGAAAAACTTCTCCATGTTTTCTAGCGGTAGTGATGATAATGTTTTTGAAATCAATAGTACTAGTGATCTGATTCGTCATTTTAAATCAAATAAAACCGGAATTATAGTGACAACCATTAATAAAATGAAGATAGCGGTTGATAAACATAATGCCCGAATCGCTGAAGGCAAAAAAGGCATTTTTGATAAAGTAATGGATCAGCGACTAGTTTTTATTGTAGATGAAGCTCACCGTTCACAGTTTGGTGAAATGCAGAGAGTAATTAAACAAGCCTTTCCAAAACAAAATTGGTATGGATTTACCGGGACACCAATTTTTGAATTTAATAAAACAGCACAGGATCAAACTACTGAAACGCAATTTGGACCTGAACTGCATCGATACAATATTGGCAATGCATTAAATGATGGCGCAATCCTAAAATTTAATTCTGAATATGTAAATTTGGCACAGGCTACAGATCAAGATAACAAAGAGGTCGATGAGCCTGATTTACCAGATGATTTTTATGATGGCAATTCTGAAGAGTCAGATAAATATCGAGATAAAGTAGCAAAATGGATTATCAAAAATTGGCAAAAAAAATCAGTTAATGGTAGTTTTAACGCGATTTTAGCGACCAATTCTATTCAACAAGCAGTAAAATTTTACAATGTTTTTAAACAAAAACGTGAAAATGGCAAATCCAATTTAAAAGTTGCGATTACGTATTCATTAAATGAAAATGGTGATGGTAATCAAAAGCAACGTGAAGGTCTGGTAGAAGCAATGAAAGATTACTCATTGCAATACACAAATAGTGAATCTACGTTTACGTTAGATAATATGAATGCCTATATTGAAGATGTGGCTAAAAGAGCCGCACGAATGGAAGGACAGTATCGGCATATTAAACCAGAAGAGTCGATCGACCTGACAATTGTAGTTGCGCGTTTGCTTACTGGCTTTGATGCCCAGCGTTTAAACACGCTCTACCTTGATAAACTCATGGAGTATCAAGGGTTGATTCAGGCTTATGCGCGAACTAACCGTGTTTTTGATAACAATAAACCTCAAGGAAATATTGTCGTTTTTCGGAGACCTAAATTGATGGAAGAAAGAACGAAGGATGCTTTTGAAAAGTATGCTGGAGAAGGTTCTTTTAAAAAAGTCTTTCGACCCGAATTTGATCAAATGCAGGAAGAATTTCAAGAAGAAGTCGCCAATTTACGCCGGAAGGTACCTCAGGCAGAAGATGCTAATGACTTACAAGATGAAACACAAGACGATCAAATTGAATTTTTGACCCGTTTTAGAAATTTAGCTAAAAAATTACAATATATTGCTTCGTATTCTGAATTTAATTGGGATCAACAGGCAGAAGAGTATGGGATTACCCAAGAGGAATATGGGTATTATCAAGGTGCTTTTGAAAATATCAAAGCTGTTGTCACTGAACGTCAAGATGAGCAACCAGATGACCCTGAACAACAAGAATTATTAAATTTTGATTTTGATGATGTCGTTATTCATGAACTTGTAATTGATAAAGAATATGTGCTGACTTTAGCAACTAAGGCAATTCAAACTCAGCATGAATTCATGGAAACCAAAACAGAGAAGGATAAACACCGAACAGAAGACGCACAAAAAGAATTAGAAACAGCTTTAGAGAAATATGCAAAATCTGGGCATTCGCTGACTGCTGAACAAATTAAATCTTTTGTAAGTGAAACTGATATAATGCAGGGAGATAAAAATTTTGATGCTATAAGATCTTTCGCAATGCGTCAGGATCGCAAGAAGAAACGAGCAATTCTGGATTTTAGTGATGAATGGGGCCTTGATCCTGATCAACTCACACGTTTGAATACAGAATATGTTGCTAATGGCAAATTTGATCATGAACGCGATTTACGAAAAACAGCTGATATAGCGACAGCTGAAATGAATGGACATGTCTTTAAAAACGTTCTTCAATATAAAACAGCTGCTGCGAATGCATCAAAAGAATTCATTGGAAAAGAATTAGCCAAATACTAG
- a CDS encoding site-specific integrase, translating to MTQELKLHKYFDQWMKLYKLDAVRPVTYRKYEMTHRQLVGLVPDLKMSELSRLTYQQLLNDYAETHERQTVMDFHRHIKSALIDALEEGLLDRDPTRKAIIKGTPHRKHKVKFLSQHEVQDLLNGLVLDEGVNWDYFILLIAKTGLRFAEALAVTPKDFDFAHQYLNISKTWDYKSVESGFAPTKNKSSVRKVQLDWQTVIQFSQLTKNLPEDEPVFVRSKVYNDTVNHYLERLCKRANIPVISIHGLRHTHASLLLYAGVSIASVARRLGHSNMTTTQQTYLHIIQELENQDNDKVMKHLASLI from the coding sequence ATGACACAAGAATTGAAGCTACACAAATATTTTGATCAATGGATGAAACTGTATAAATTAGATGCAGTTAGGCCAGTAACTTATCGGAAGTATGAGATGACTCACCGACAGTTAGTTGGTTTAGTACCTGATCTAAAGATGTCTGAGTTGTCCCGATTGACGTATCAACAATTACTAAATGATTATGCAGAAACACATGAGCGACAAACTGTGATGGATTTTCATCGACATATTAAAAGCGCCTTGATCGATGCCTTGGAAGAAGGACTTTTAGATCGTGATCCTACGCGTAAGGCAATCATAAAAGGGACTCCGCATAGGAAGCATAAAGTAAAGTTTCTTAGCCAACACGAGGTTCAAGATTTGTTAAATGGCTTAGTGTTAGATGAGGGTGTTAATTGGGATTATTTTATTTTACTAATTGCAAAGACAGGATTGCGATTTGCTGAAGCTTTGGCTGTTACACCGAAGGATTTTGATTTTGCACATCAGTATCTGAATATTAGTAAGACATGGGATTACAAGTCCGTAGAATCGGGATTTGCACCCACTAAAAATAAATCCTCAGTTAGAAAAGTTCAGTTGGACTGGCAAACAGTTATTCAATTTTCACAATTAACTAAAAATTTACCGGAAGATGAGCCCGTTTTTGTGCGATCTAAGGTGTATAACGATACGGTTAACCATTATCTTGAAAGACTCTGTAAAAGAGCTAACATTCCGGTTATATCCATTCATGGGCTAAGACATACACATGCGTCATTGTTGCTTTATGCTGGTGTCAGTATTGCATCAGTGGCTAGGCGATTAGGTCATTCTAATATGACTACAACGCAGCAAACTTATTTGCATATTATTCAAGAATTGGAGAATCAAGATAACGACAAGGTAATGAAACATCTAGCCAGCTTAATATAA